One Streptomyces sp. B21-105 genomic region harbors:
- a CDS encoding ATP-dependent helicase — MTDAYLDSPLLTDEQRAVVEQPWGARVLVTAGAGAGKTHTLVRRLDALCGHEDPEEALEAAEILVLTFSRAAARELRERIARHGERARRVRAQTFDAWAYGVLAKAHPDGDWKGTCFDERIAAAVDAVEKGALEIGDSDPPSHVVVDEVQDLLGVRRELVETLLDRYRDSCGFTVVGDMAQSVYGFQIADPAERLDETGRFFDWLRVSYPDDLVELELTGNFRATTDEARVALTHGPRLQRLTDREEAGTLYGELRELLVDPANGIGDLDDEFTLSGLRDLSDTCAILTRDNHEALVVAELLHAHGVEHRLRRPLEERPVPYWVAELLRRTDATALSADRFRALLAEIPLPFEPDPSMLWPVLRRAARGSARGVLDLVRLRHAVAAGRFPDEAADPEPTRIVVSTVHRAKGLEFDRVILLTPPSVEELERRYAADLDLPAEARALYVAMTRARQDLYHVKPPELPHFGRTGKRGVGRRYLGGWQSYKRFGIVAEAGDVDRDDPPGAEGDARDIQTYLLERVAPGHAVVLRKRHDMPMGESQSPPYALLHERREIGETSRRFREDLFRVQKVSRTWEPSWPAEIHGLRIDTTETVTGSTAAGANAGLGDRGVWIAPRITGIGRYRWTNHDEERNT, encoded by the coding sequence GTGACCGACGCCTATCTGGACAGCCCCCTGCTCACGGACGAGCAGCGGGCCGTCGTGGAACAGCCCTGGGGCGCACGGGTGTTGGTGACGGCGGGCGCCGGAGCCGGCAAGACGCACACGCTGGTGCGTCGGCTGGACGCGCTGTGTGGCCACGAGGACCCGGAGGAGGCTTTGGAGGCCGCCGAGATCCTGGTCCTGACCTTCTCCCGGGCCGCCGCCCGCGAGCTGCGCGAGCGGATCGCCCGGCACGGCGAGCGGGCCCGCCGGGTGCGGGCGCAGACCTTCGACGCCTGGGCGTACGGAGTGCTCGCCAAGGCACATCCGGACGGGGACTGGAAGGGCACGTGCTTCGACGAGCGGATCGCCGCGGCGGTCGACGCGGTGGAGAAGGGAGCCCTGGAGATCGGCGACTCCGATCCGCCCTCTCACGTCGTCGTGGACGAGGTGCAAGATCTGCTGGGCGTGCGTCGCGAACTGGTGGAGACGCTGCTCGACCGATACCGGGACAGCTGCGGTTTCACGGTGGTCGGGGACATGGCCCAGTCCGTGTACGGGTTCCAGATCGCCGACCCGGCCGAACGGCTCGACGAGACCGGCCGGTTCTTCGACTGGTTGCGCGTCTCCTACCCCGATGACCTGGTGGAGCTGGAGCTCACCGGCAATTTCCGGGCCACGACCGACGAGGCCCGGGTGGCGCTGACGCACGGCCCGCGTCTCCAACGGCTCACCGATCGGGAAGAAGCCGGCACGCTATACGGCGAGCTGCGCGAGCTGCTCGTGGACCCGGCGAACGGGATCGGCGACCTCGACGACGAGTTCACCCTGTCCGGGCTGCGTGATCTGTCCGACACGTGCGCGATCCTCACCCGCGACAACCACGAAGCCCTGGTGGTCGCCGAGCTGCTGCACGCGCACGGCGTCGAACACCGCTTGCGGCGTCCGCTCGAAGAACGTCCCGTGCCGTACTGGGTCGCCGAGTTGCTTCGTCGTACCGACGCGACAGCTCTCAGCGCGGACCGGTTCCGGGCCCTGCTCGCCGAGATCCCCCTGCCGTTCGAACCGGACCCCTCGATGCTGTGGCCCGTCCTGCGGCGGGCGGCCCGCGGGTCCGCGCGGGGCGTGCTCGACCTCGTCCGACTGCGGCACGCGGTCGCGGCCGGCAGATTCCCCGACGAGGCGGCCGACCCCGAGCCCACCCGGATCGTCGTCTCGACCGTCCACCGGGCCAAGGGGCTGGAGTTCGACCGGGTGATCCTCCTGACCCCTCCCAGTGTCGAGGAACTCGAACGCCGGTACGCGGCCGACCTGGACCTGCCGGCCGAGGCACGCGCCCTCTACGTGGCGATGACCCGTGCCCGACAGGACCTGTACCACGTGAAACCCCCGGAGCTGCCGCACTTCGGACGGACGGGCAAGCGAGGCGTGGGCCGGCGCTACCTCGGCGGCTGGCAGTCGTACAAACGATTCGGCATCGTCGCCGAGGCGGGCGACGTGGATCGGGACGACCCGCCGGGCGCCGAAGGGGACGCCCGCGACATCCAGACGTACTTGTTGGAGCGGGTCGCACCCGGGCACGCCGTGGTGCTCCGCAAGCGGCACGACATGCCCATGGGCGAGTCGCAGAGCCCGCCCTACGCCCTGCTGCACGAACGACGGGAGATCGGCGAGACCTCGCGGCGGTTCCGCGAGGACCTGTTCCGCGTGCAGAAGGTGAGCAGAACGTGGGAGCCCTCCTGGCCTGCCGAGATCCACGGCCTGCGGATCGACACTACGGAGACCGTGACGGGCAGCACCGCGGCCGGCGCCAACGCCGGTCTCGGCGACCGGGGCGTGTGGATCGCCCCCAGGATCACCGGCATCGGACGGTACCGGTGGACGAACCATGACGAGGAGCGGAACACGTGA
- a CDS encoding helicase-related protein, translating into MTNGADGHSEHYRVRDEDLLVGLRRELLGPAEDADKDDRNEILTQDTPIDRYPTGVLYPGSADTGAAEARKEEAAEQDGLDAAPVLTRDSVEESGAERDPGRPGDRRPSSMGLTFAVDPDISRTIVVSTRAAAYRPTDGDGRPVEARRAEARTLSAQREHWRREELDLPDHTLDVTVPGSGVQTRLHADRKVDLHAIVRRPDPRGVVSVTVTLINAEQVGKYDLKDAFSLFQCGLRVRAADGSTAFVERSARTTSHDPEIAMSRLLHRHAPTFAVGHGCSAEWDWTPSPIGVTDTTDGGVPEVRSQFVPSVEVLLTDSNPEIDSSALSMLELAEKSDAEILAALENLASGYERWIDRKRDEAEALAGTHHEEPARKQVAACHEALGRIREGIELLRTKPELMRAFRLANRAMADQRARSDWVRKGRVGTPDLAKGRWRPFQIAFVLLCLAGVDDPSHDDRKLSDLLWFPTGGGKTEAYLGLIAFTSFLRRIRKNAAGGGVTVIMRYTLRLLTLQQFERAAILLCAMEQLRRRTPELGTEEFSVGMWVGRSATPNTLAKADEKLVELRRNLGRSLAKENPVQLHACPWCGERLDARHYEADVEARRMFVRCPAEDCDFADGLPVHLVDEAVYAARPTLVIATVDKFASMPWRPATAALFNRNDTDDPTPPPELIVQDELHLISGPLGTLTGLYETAVDALANKPKVIASTATIRRAADQGKHLFARGVRQFPPAGLDARDSWFAVETPREEKASRRYIGLLAPGTSQSTLLIRTYATLLHRAMHADTEDDRVKDTYWSLVGYFNSLRLLSAAELQVHDDVVAYLELLAEREGKEVRPIPNYSELTSRVDASEIPTRLKRIEKCYPDEDAVDVLLATNMIAVGVDVDRLGLMAVMGQPQTTAEYIQATSRVGRAHPGLVAVMLNSSRSRDRSHYESFQHFHSALYREVESTSVTPFSARARDRGLHAVIVALARILIPAARPNDGAAKVESYVEVLESTVKDVILDRVGAVDSKESTAVSRAFDEFLNWWRDEADNHSGLLFEPQRGNRSPSILKSYDDETDGPEAWPTLWSLRDVDAESALFLEGSR; encoded by the coding sequence GTGACGAACGGGGCGGACGGGCACAGCGAGCATTACCGCGTGCGAGACGAAGATCTCCTCGTGGGGCTCCGCCGCGAACTCCTCGGCCCCGCCGAGGACGCGGACAAGGACGACCGGAACGAGATCCTCACCCAGGACACTCCCATCGACCGCTACCCGACCGGGGTGCTGTACCCGGGTTCGGCGGACACGGGAGCGGCGGAGGCTCGGAAGGAGGAGGCCGCCGAGCAGGACGGCTTGGACGCCGCGCCTGTGCTCACCCGCGACAGTGTGGAGGAGTCCGGCGCGGAGCGGGACCCGGGGCGGCCCGGAGACCGTCGGCCCTCCTCCATGGGCCTGACGTTTGCGGTCGACCCGGACATAAGCAGGACGATCGTGGTCTCGACGCGCGCCGCCGCGTATCGTCCGACCGACGGGGACGGCAGGCCGGTCGAAGCACGCCGGGCCGAGGCCCGCACCCTGTCCGCCCAGCGGGAGCACTGGCGGCGGGAGGAACTCGACCTCCCGGACCACACGCTCGACGTCACCGTGCCGGGCAGCGGTGTACAGACTCGGCTGCACGCCGACAGAAAGGTCGACCTGCACGCGATCGTCCGTCGCCCCGATCCACGAGGAGTGGTCAGCGTCACGGTGACCCTGATCAACGCGGAACAGGTCGGCAAGTATGACCTGAAAGACGCATTCTCCCTGTTCCAGTGCGGTCTTCGGGTCCGCGCCGCCGACGGTTCCACCGCGTTCGTCGAACGGTCCGCCAGGACGACCTCCCACGACCCGGAGATCGCCATGAGTCGGCTGCTGCACCGGCACGCACCGACCTTCGCCGTCGGGCACGGCTGCTCGGCGGAATGGGACTGGACCCCGTCGCCCATCGGGGTGACCGACACGACCGACGGCGGCGTCCCCGAGGTGCGCAGCCAGTTCGTACCGTCCGTGGAGGTGCTGCTCACCGACTCCAACCCGGAGATCGACAGTTCGGCACTATCCATGCTGGAGCTGGCGGAGAAGTCTGACGCCGAGATCCTGGCCGCGCTGGAGAATCTCGCCTCGGGGTACGAGCGGTGGATCGACCGCAAGCGGGACGAGGCCGAGGCACTGGCCGGCACACACCACGAGGAGCCCGCGCGGAAGCAGGTGGCAGCCTGCCACGAGGCTCTCGGACGCATCCGGGAGGGCATCGAACTGCTGCGGACCAAGCCCGAGCTGATGCGGGCGTTCCGGCTGGCCAACCGTGCCATGGCCGACCAGCGCGCCCGCAGCGACTGGGTGCGGAAGGGGCGGGTCGGTACGCCCGACCTGGCCAAGGGCCGGTGGCGCCCGTTCCAGATCGCGTTCGTGCTGCTCTGCCTGGCCGGGGTCGACGACCCGAGCCACGACGATCGCAAGCTCTCCGACCTGCTCTGGTTCCCCACGGGTGGTGGCAAGACGGAGGCCTATCTCGGCCTGATCGCTTTCACGTCGTTCCTGCGCCGTATCCGAAAGAATGCGGCTGGCGGTGGGGTCACAGTCATCATGCGGTACACGCTGCGACTGCTCACCCTTCAGCAGTTCGAGCGCGCGGCGATCCTGCTCTGCGCGATGGAACAATTGCGTCGCCGTACCCCGGAGCTGGGCACAGAGGAGTTCTCCGTCGGCATGTGGGTGGGCCGTTCGGCCACCCCCAACACGCTGGCCAAGGCAGACGAGAAGCTTGTAGAGCTGCGGCGGAACCTCGGCAGGAGCCTCGCCAAGGAGAACCCCGTCCAGTTGCACGCATGTCCCTGGTGCGGCGAGCGACTCGACGCGCGCCACTACGAGGCCGACGTCGAAGCCCGACGGATGTTCGTCCGCTGCCCCGCCGAAGACTGCGACTTCGCCGACGGACTGCCCGTCCACCTGGTCGACGAAGCGGTGTACGCGGCACGGCCGACGCTGGTGATCGCCACCGTCGACAAGTTCGCGTCGATGCCGTGGCGTCCCGCCACCGCGGCGCTGTTCAACCGGAACGACACCGACGACCCCACTCCGCCGCCCGAGTTGATCGTCCAGGACGAACTCCACCTGATCTCAGGCCCGCTGGGAACCCTGACCGGCCTCTACGAGACGGCGGTGGACGCCCTCGCGAACAAGCCCAAGGTCATCGCCTCCACCGCGACCATCCGTCGCGCCGCCGATCAGGGCAAGCACCTCTTCGCCCGCGGCGTACGCCAGTTTCCGCCCGCCGGCCTGGACGCGCGCGACTCGTGGTTCGCGGTGGAGACCCCTCGCGAGGAGAAGGCGAGTCGCCGCTACATCGGCCTCCTGGCCCCCGGCACCAGCCAGTCCACGCTGCTGATCCGCACGTACGCCACGCTGCTGCACCGGGCGATGCACGCGGACACCGAGGACGACAGGGTGAAGGACACGTACTGGAGCCTTGTCGGCTACTTCAACAGCCTGCGGCTGCTCTCGGCCGCCGAACTTCAGGTCCACGACGACGTGGTGGCGTATCTGGAACTGCTCGCCGAGCGCGAGGGGAAAGAGGTCCGACCGATCCCCAACTACTCGGAGCTGACGAGTCGTGTCGACGCCAGCGAGATCCCGACCCGTCTCAAGCGCATCGAGAAGTGTTACCCCGACGAGGACGCCGTTGATGTCCTCCTCGCGACTAACATGATCGCGGTCGGCGTGGACGTCGACCGCCTCGGTCTCATGGCCGTGATGGGCCAGCCGCAGACCACGGCGGAGTACATCCAGGCCACCAGCCGCGTCGGTCGCGCGCACCCGGGGTTGGTAGCGGTCATGCTCAACTCCTCCCGCTCACGCGACCGTTCACACTACGAGAGCTTCCAGCACTTCCATTCGGCTCTCTACCGGGAGGTCGAGTCGACCTCGGTCACCCCGTTCTCCGCGCGCGCCCGCGACCGGGGTCTGCACGCGGTGATCGTGGCCCTGGCCCGCATCCTGATCCCGGCTGCCCGCCCCAACGACGGTGCCGCCAAGGTCGAGTCGTACGTGGAAGTACTCGAGAGCACGGTGAAGGACGTCATCCTCGACCGTGTCGGAGCAGTCGACAGCAAGGAGAGCACTGCCGTGTCCCGGGCGTTCGACGAGTTCCTGAACTGGTGGCGTGACGAGGCCGACAACCACAGCGGCCTGCTCTTCGAACCTCAGCGAGGCAACCGCTCCCCCTCGATCCTGAAGTCGTACGACGACGAGACGGACGGCCCCGAGGCATGGCCCACGCTGTGGAGCCTGCGCGACGTCGACGCCGAGTCCGCACTGTTCCTGGAGGGAAGCCGATGA
- a CDS encoding DUF1998 domain-containing protein: MTPPPARRRRTGQSGTPAHNLPRRGSVRRAQAITTYGVGSLIAVDQESFVVSGLDDAEKSWPTDEAPRIYERRLARLLDVGYFRLPPASGDDSKDGMRVRRFPQMHSCPECAELQRHRDFNPPEGRNVCGTCEVALVPSRFVVACEAGHLDEFPYWHWIHRSTEPGAVAEQCGGKLKLRSSGRTSSLRSIVVSCDCTPKPEASMEGSFRKAALKDLGLRCQGARPWLGNSAKETCGLPLRTLQRGSSTVWQPVLKSALSIPPWSDGRSDPLAEHWDALRECADRSEVAGYLKAALKGKAPIPLEVVMTLLDAEREEDPDGDTAPTFDHRYRALRNKEYERLRAGNEESEHTRGEQFLCEPPEGDTAVLKPLGVGDPMLVKRLREVRALKAFTRLADPDSSTEAREVPLADGPLPWLPAMVVHGEGVFLRLDEQRLGSWERAVGVATRAERLRNAHQRMLEERAGDRHQAVQSPASPRMVLLHTLAHVLINEWSLEAGYPAAALRERLYADDDMAGILIYTATSDSAGSLGGLVAQGEPHLLDQTVRSAVRRAEWCSSDPLCMESGVSGIGGTNMAACHACVMLPETSCEHNNVLLDRALLVGTPEDPDVGFFANLLER, encoded by the coding sequence ATGACCCCGCCCCCCGCCCGCCGCCGACGCACAGGCCAAAGCGGCACGCCGGCCCACAACCTGCCCCGGAGGGGCTCGGTCCGCCGCGCTCAGGCCATCACCACCTACGGCGTCGGCTCGCTCATCGCGGTCGACCAGGAATCCTTCGTCGTCTCGGGTCTGGACGACGCGGAGAAGAGCTGGCCGACGGACGAAGCTCCTCGGATCTACGAACGGCGGCTGGCTCGGCTCCTCGACGTAGGTTACTTCCGGCTGCCCCCCGCGTCCGGCGACGACAGCAAGGACGGCATGCGGGTCCGGCGCTTCCCTCAGATGCACTCCTGCCCGGAGTGCGCCGAACTCCAGCGACATCGCGACTTCAACCCGCCGGAAGGGCGCAATGTCTGCGGCACCTGCGAGGTCGCCCTGGTCCCCTCCCGCTTCGTCGTCGCGTGCGAAGCCGGGCACCTCGACGAGTTCCCGTACTGGCACTGGATCCACCGGTCCACCGAACCGGGGGCCGTCGCCGAGCAGTGCGGTGGGAAGCTCAAGCTGCGCTCGTCCGGCCGTACGTCCTCGCTCCGCTCGATCGTCGTCTCCTGCGACTGCACCCCGAAGCCCGAGGCCTCGATGGAGGGATCCTTCCGCAAGGCGGCACTCAAGGACCTCGGACTCAGGTGCCAGGGCGCTCGTCCCTGGCTCGGGAATTCAGCGAAGGAGACATGCGGGCTGCCCCTGCGTACCCTCCAGCGCGGTTCCTCCACCGTATGGCAGCCGGTGTTGAAGTCGGCCCTGTCCATCCCTCCGTGGAGCGACGGCCGTTCGGACCCGCTCGCCGAACACTGGGACGCGCTGCGCGAGTGCGCCGACCGCAGTGAGGTGGCGGGGTATCTGAAGGCCGCCCTCAAGGGCAAGGCGCCCATCCCGTTGGAAGTGGTGATGACGCTCCTGGACGCGGAGCGCGAAGAGGACCCCGACGGCGACACGGCTCCCACCTTCGACCACCGCTATCGCGCTCTGCGCAACAAGGAGTACGAGCGTCTCCGCGCCGGGAACGAGGAGAGCGAGCACACCCGCGGCGAGCAGTTCCTCTGCGAGCCCCCGGAGGGAGACACTGCCGTGCTGAAGCCTCTCGGCGTCGGCGACCCGATGTTGGTCAAGCGGCTTCGCGAGGTACGCGCTCTGAAGGCCTTCACCCGGCTCGCCGATCCCGACTCGTCCACCGAGGCGAGGGAGGTGCCGCTCGCCGACGGTCCTCTGCCGTGGCTCCCGGCGATGGTTGTCCATGGCGAGGGGGTGTTCCTCCGCCTGGACGAACAGCGGCTCGGCTCCTGGGAGCGGGCGGTCGGCGTGGCGACCCGCGCGGAACGTCTGCGCAATGCCCATCAGCGCATGTTGGAAGAGAGGGCGGGCGACCGTCACCAGGCCGTCCAGTCACCCGCTTCCCCCCGCATGGTGCTGCTCCACACACTTGCCCATGTGCTCATCAACGAGTGGAGCCTGGAGGCGGGTTACCCGGCGGCGGCACTCCGCGAGCGTTTGTACGCGGACGACGACATGGCCGGAATCCTGATCTACACGGCGACGAGCGACTCGGCGGGCAGCCTCGGCGGCCTGGTCGCACAAGGCGAACCGCATCTGCTGGATCAGACGGTCCGCTCCGCCGTCCGCCGTGCCGAGTGGTGCTCCTCCGATCCGCTCTGCATGGAGAGCGGTGTGTCCGGCATCGGTGGCACGAACATGGCTGCCTGCCACGCCTGCGTGATGCTCCCGGAGACGAGTTGCGAGCACAACAACGTCCTGCTGGACCGGGCGCTGCTCGTCGGCACTCCAGAGGATCCGGACGTGGGGTTCTTCGCGAACCTCCTGGAGCGTTGA
- a CDS encoding ATP-binding protein — protein MTRKPWDLAFCAEPAEVAALRRVMRLHLGIWGLHEVTDEAQLCVSELAANVITHVGPGTPATLAVSMNGVHLRIEVHDPDTRALPTLLDANSESEGGRGMALVDAVAARWGVRLQLDRKVTWCELATGLTSPNGHVEGPGVRRAEALLASYADGRSPLRSGPGRLGRAMSEDSVITAIADFLHWLRVHGCDVDEALDRAQMRYDVELGNRGDGVSRASTV, from the coding sequence ATGACGCGCAAACCGTGGGATCTGGCCTTCTGCGCCGAGCCGGCCGAGGTCGCAGCGCTGCGCCGGGTCATGCGTCTGCACCTCGGCATCTGGGGCCTGCACGAGGTCACGGACGAAGCGCAGTTGTGCGTCAGCGAGTTGGCGGCCAACGTCATCACGCACGTCGGCCCCGGCACGCCGGCCACACTCGCGGTGTCGATGAACGGGGTGCATCTGCGCATCGAGGTCCACGACCCCGACACCCGAGCCCTGCCCACCCTCCTCGACGCGAACTCGGAATCGGAGGGTGGCCGAGGCATGGCCCTCGTCGACGCTGTCGCCGCACGCTGGGGTGTACGGCTCCAGCTCGATCGGAAAGTCACCTGGTGTGAGCTGGCGACCGGTCTCACGTCGCCGAACGGCCATGTCGAAGGCCCCGGAGTTCGCCGGGCCGAGGCCCTTCTGGCGTCCTACGCGGATGGGAGATCGCCGCTCCGATCCGGACCGGGGAGACTCGGGAGGGCCATGAGCGAGGATTCGGTGATCACGGCCATCGCGGACTTCCTGCACTGGCTTCGCGTCCACGGTTGCGACGTTGATGAAGCCCTGGACCGTGCTCAGATGCGCTACGACGTCGAACTGGGCAACCGCGGCGACGGGGTCTCACGCGCATCGACCGTCTGA
- a CDS encoding helix-turn-helix domain-containing protein, with protein sequence MAGSPTARRRRLSIELKKLREQSTLTCAQVGAALDWSGSKVNRMETGSGRVQPSDIDALCRFYVTSEELREFLKSLARQARMRGWWQVHGSGVPEWFNIYIGLEQEASAFRQYQCEVVPGLMQTSAYASELHKTGAHMSAEDIARAVQVRMERQALLNGPDAPEAWFIVNEGALRNVIGDRALMRDQLERVLDAGRLPSVTLQVLPFDSGTYPATGSFTMLGFPAPEDPDIVYRDGITDAVYLEGEHHVREYTRAFDGLRAAALSPQRSAHLIETVLKEYAR encoded by the coding sequence ATGGCCGGATCACCCACCGCACGCCGTCGCCGTCTGTCGATCGAGCTGAAGAAGCTCCGTGAGCAGTCCACTCTGACCTGTGCCCAGGTCGGCGCGGCCCTTGACTGGAGCGGCTCGAAGGTGAACCGCATGGAGACGGGCAGCGGCCGGGTCCAGCCGTCGGACATCGACGCCCTGTGCCGGTTCTACGTGACCAGCGAAGAGCTGCGCGAGTTCCTCAAGTCGCTCGCCCGGCAGGCCAGGATGCGCGGCTGGTGGCAGGTCCACGGCTCGGGTGTGCCGGAATGGTTCAACATCTACATCGGCCTGGAGCAGGAGGCTTCAGCTTTCCGCCAGTACCAGTGCGAGGTGGTGCCCGGTCTCATGCAGACCAGCGCCTACGCGTCCGAGCTCCACAAGACCGGCGCGCACATGTCCGCCGAGGACATCGCCAGGGCCGTTCAGGTGCGCATGGAGCGTCAGGCCCTGCTGAACGGGCCCGACGCTCCGGAGGCCTGGTTCATCGTGAACGAAGGCGCTCTGCGCAACGTCATCGGGGACCGCGCGCTGATGCGTGATCAGCTCGAACGGGTTCTGGATGCCGGCCGACTGCCCTCCGTGACCCTTCAGGTCCTCCCCTTCGACTCCGGCACCTATCCGGCCACGGGCTCATTCACCATGCTGGGCTTCCCCGCGCCGGAGGACCCCGACATCGTCTACCGGGACGGGATCACCGATGCGGTCTACCTGGAGGGCGAGCATCATGTCCGTGAGTACACCCGAGCGTTCGACGGCCTACGGGCCGCAGCCCTGAGCCCTCAGCGTTCGGCCCACCTGATCGAAACCGTCCTGAAGGAATACGCAAGGTGA
- a CDS encoding DUF397 domain-containing protein: MSIAAPSENGRPTWFTSSYSNGAGGECVECALMDDRALVRDSKRARGVEIVVHSEAWFAFICAVQRDAED; this comes from the coding sequence GTGAGCATTGCAGCGCCCAGCGAGAACGGTCGTCCGACGTGGTTCACGTCGTCGTACAGCAACGGTGCGGGAGGCGAGTGCGTCGAGTGCGCGCTGATGGACGACCGCGCCCTGGTTCGTGACTCGAAGAGGGCAAGAGGGGTTGAGATCGTTGTGCACAGCGAGGCTTGGTTCGCCTTCATATGTGCTGTGCAGCGGGATGCCGAGGACTGA